In a single window of the Paenibacillus sp. MMS20-IR301 genome:
- the gndA gene encoding NADP-dependent phosphogluconate dehydrogenase: MSKQQIGVVGLAVMGKNLALNMESKGFAVSVYNRSREKTDELLAEAAGLNLTGAYSLEEFVESLELPRKIMIMVKAGKPTDDTIQQLVPYLSPGDILIDGGNAFFPDTQRRNKELQAQGFRFIGAGVSGGEEGALKGPAIMPGGQKDAYELVEPILTAISAKVDGDPCSTYIGGDGAGHYVKMVHNGIEYGDMQLIGEAYQLLKDVLGLSTEELHVIFSDWNRGELSSYLIEITADIFAKTDPVTLQPMVEVILDSAGQKGTGKWTSQNALDLGVPLSIITESVFARFISAMKEERVAASKRLKGPEVKGYDGDAKEFIEAVRKALYASKIASYAQGFAQMRVASDEYSWNLDYGSIAMIFRGGCIIRAGFLQNIKDAYDRDSELKNLFLDEYFSSVVHNYQEAWRDVVALAVKRGIPVPAFASALAYYDSYRSERLPANLLQAQRDYFGAHTFERVDQPGSFHFGWMSND; the protein is encoded by the coding sequence ATGAGTAAACAGCAGATTGGTGTGGTCGGCCTGGCCGTCATGGGGAAGAACCTGGCCCTCAATATGGAGAGCAAAGGATTCGCGGTGTCGGTGTATAACCGCTCCCGCGAGAAAACAGATGAGCTGCTGGCAGAAGCGGCAGGCCTGAACCTTACAGGGGCATACAGTCTGGAAGAGTTCGTAGAGTCGCTTGAGCTGCCGCGCAAAATCATGATTATGGTGAAGGCCGGCAAACCGACAGATGATACAATCCAGCAGCTGGTACCGTACTTGTCGCCGGGGGATATATTGATTGACGGCGGGAATGCCTTCTTCCCGGATACGCAGCGGCGGAACAAAGAGCTGCAGGCTCAAGGTTTCCGCTTCATCGGGGCCGGGGTATCCGGCGGGGAAGAAGGGGCGCTGAAGGGACCGGCAATCATGCCGGGCGGTCAGAAGGATGCCTATGAGCTGGTGGAGCCGATTCTGACAGCTATTTCAGCCAAAGTTGACGGTGATCCCTGCTCAACCTACATTGGGGGAGACGGTGCCGGACACTATGTCAAAATGGTGCATAACGGCATTGAATATGGCGATATGCAGCTTATCGGCGAAGCGTATCAGCTGCTGAAGGATGTGCTGGGCCTTAGCACGGAAGAGCTGCATGTTATTTTCTCAGACTGGAACCGCGGTGAGCTGAGCAGCTATCTGATCGAGATTACCGCTGATATATTCGCCAAGACAGACCCGGTTACCCTGCAGCCGATGGTTGAGGTGATCCTCGATTCCGCCGGGCAGAAGGGCACAGGGAAATGGACGAGCCAGAATGCGCTTGATCTTGGCGTTCCGTTATCGATCATTACCGAATCGGTCTTTGCCCGCTTCATCTCCGCCATGAAGGAAGAACGCGTGGCGGCAAGCAAACGGCTGAAAGGACCGGAGGTCAAAGGCTATGACGGAGACGCTAAGGAGTTCATCGAAGCGGTCCGCAAAGCGCTGTATGCCAGCAAAATCGCTTCGTACGCCCAGGGCTTTGCCCAGATGCGGGTAGCTTCGGACGAATATAGCTGGAACCTGGACTATGGCAGCATTGCGATGATTTTCCGGGGAGGCTGCATTATCCGTGCGGGATTCCTGCAGAATATCAAGGATGCCTATGACCGTGACTCTGAGCTCAAGAACCTGTTCCTGGATGAGTACTTCAGCAGCGTTGTTCATAACTATCAGGAGGCATGGAGAGATGTAGTTGCCCTTGCGGTTAAGAGAGGCATTCCGGTGCCGGCATTTGCTTCTGCACTGGCCTACTATGACAGCTACCGTTCCGAACGGCTTCCGGCCAACCTGCTGCAGGCGCAAAGAGATTACTTCGGCGCCCATACCTTTGAACGGGTGGATCAGCCGGGCAGCTTCCATTTCGGATGGATGAGTAACGACTGA
- the zwf gene encoding glucose-6-phosphate dehydrogenase, protein MEATTFVLFGATGDLARRKIYPALYNLFLDRKLSHSFSVVGLGRRELGDEAFQAMVEKSIRDFSRREVNPSASVRSFLKAFQYNVLEVGNAEDYLKLLQRVEQLEAGKGSTPNRMFYLSVGPEFFEPIALNIKESGLGAAKGWKRLVIEKPFGHDLPSAQKLNLKLSEAFSEEEIYRIDHYLGKPMVQELDVFQQTNPVLHALWNNRYIANVQITAAETVGVEERAGYYDHVGALRDMFQNHMLQLLMMLAIRLPKDSSADEVRFKKKEVMESLEPLEEGNIGSEVIRGQYTAGVIKGKPVPGYLAEPGIPAGSVNDTFIAARLQIDDPFWKGVPFYIRTGKRMKEKSTRIVIEFKEPLKQVSSAEGEDIPNLLVFEISPNEGITLQLKARDPQHKGKFKAMHIDFHTSSIEIPEAYENLIHDALRGDPSFFAHWNEVELSWKWVQPILNAFAENTVPLHTYAAGSHGPAESDQLLARDGHHWWLDAAGEADEEAGEVAMRDAANF, encoded by the coding sequence ATGGAGGCAACTACATTTGTTTTATTTGGAGCGACAGGAGATTTGGCCCGGAGAAAAATATATCCCGCACTGTATAATTTGTTTCTCGACCGCAAGCTGAGCCATTCCTTCTCTGTGGTAGGTCTTGGACGAAGAGAACTCGGAGATGAAGCCTTTCAGGCAATGGTGGAGAAGTCGATCCGTGACTTTTCCCGGCGGGAAGTGAACCCTTCCGCGTCGGTGCGCAGCTTCCTGAAGGCATTTCAATATAACGTACTGGAAGTAGGCAATGCAGAGGATTACCTGAAGCTGCTGCAGCGGGTGGAACAGCTGGAAGCCGGCAAGGGCAGCACCCCGAACCGGATGTTCTATTTGTCTGTCGGGCCTGAGTTTTTCGAGCCGATTGCCTTGAACATTAAGGAGAGCGGCCTGGGTGCCGCGAAGGGCTGGAAGCGCCTGGTGATTGAGAAGCCCTTCGGGCATGACCTGCCGTCGGCGCAGAAGCTCAACCTGAAGCTGAGCGAAGCCTTCTCGGAAGAGGAAATTTACCGGATCGACCACTACCTGGGCAAGCCGATGGTGCAGGAGCTGGATGTATTCCAGCAGACGAATCCGGTGCTGCACGCGCTCTGGAACAACCGCTATATTGCGAATGTGCAGATTACAGCGGCGGAGACTGTAGGCGTAGAAGAACGCGCCGGGTATTACGACCATGTAGGTGCGCTCCGGGATATGTTCCAGAACCATATGCTGCAGCTGCTGATGATGCTCGCCATCCGCCTGCCGAAGGACAGCTCCGCTGATGAGGTGCGCTTCAAGAAGAAAGAGGTTATGGAATCCCTGGAGCCGCTGGAGGAAGGGAATATCGGCTCCGAGGTCATCCGCGGCCAATATACGGCAGGCGTGATCAAGGGTAAGCCGGTTCCCGGCTACCTTGCCGAACCGGGCATTCCGGCTGGCTCGGTGAATGATACCTTTATTGCAGCCCGGCTGCAGATCGATGATCCGTTCTGGAAGGGCGTACCCTTCTACATCCGGACCGGGAAACGCATGAAGGAGAAATCGACCCGGATTGTAATTGAATTCAAGGAGCCGCTGAAGCAGGTCTCGTCAGCAGAGGGGGAGGATATTCCGAATCTGCTCGTGTTCGAGATTAGCCCGAACGAAGGCATTACGCTTCAGCTTAAGGCAAGGGATCCGCAGCACAAAGGGAAGTTCAAGGCGATGCATATTGACTTCCATACCAGCTCTATAGAGATTCCCGAGGCCTACGAGAACCTCATTCATGATGCCTTGCGCGGCGATCCGTCCTTCTTTGCCCACTGGAATGAGGTAGAGCTGTCCTGGAAATGGGTGCAGCCGATCCTGAACGCATTTGCAGAGAATACGGTTCCGCTTCACACGTATGCGGCGGGCAGCCACGGACCTGCGGAGTCGGACCAGCTGCTGGCCAGGGACGGACATCACTGGTGGCTCGATGCTGCCGGAGAAGCGGATGAAGAAGCGGGCGAAGTGGCTATGCGGGATGCGGCGAATTTTTGA
- a CDS encoding NAD(P)-dependent alcohol dehydrogenase produces MIQASARATFSQEGPFKLTTIERRELQPHDVLIEIKYAGICHSDIHTARGEWGPVKYPLVPGHEIAGIVSQIGSAVTKYAVGDRVGVGCMVDSCGECSSCRKGEEQYCLEGNTGTYGATDRYGHYTQGGYSTHIVVTEDFVVRIPDSIPLDAAAPLLCAGITTYSPLRHWGAAPGKKVAVVGLGGLGHMAVKIAHAMGAEVTVLSQSLKKKEDGLQLGADHYYATSDPETFKQLGGSFDLIMNTVSAQINIDAYLSLLALDGTLVNVGAPADPLAVNVFSLIGHRRSFAGSMIGGIRETQEMLDFCAEHNIASEIEVISADQIDEAWERVLASDVRYRFVIDISTMGNE; encoded by the coding sequence ATGATACAAGCCAGTGCACGCGCCACATTCAGCCAGGAAGGCCCGTTCAAGTTAACGACCATTGAGCGCCGGGAGCTGCAGCCGCATGATGTTCTGATTGAAATTAAGTACGCCGGGATCTGCCACTCGGATATCCACACAGCCCGCGGCGAGTGGGGGCCGGTCAAGTATCCGCTCGTTCCGGGACATGAAATTGCCGGTATCGTCAGCCAGATCGGTTCTGCAGTTACCAAGTATGCCGTTGGCGACCGTGTAGGCGTAGGTTGTATGGTAGATTCCTGCGGAGAGTGCAGCAGCTGCCGTAAAGGTGAGGAGCAGTACTGCCTGGAAGGAAATACGGGCACCTATGGCGCCACCGACCGGTACGGTCACTATACACAAGGCGGTTATTCCACGCATATCGTGGTAACCGAAGATTTCGTGGTCCGGATTCCGGACAGCATTCCGCTTGACGCTGCTGCCCCGCTTCTGTGTGCCGGAATTACCACTTATTCCCCGCTGCGTCACTGGGGTGCTGCTCCAGGCAAAAAGGTAGCGGTAGTCGGTCTTGGCGGTCTTGGACATATGGCGGTGAAGATTGCTCATGCCATGGGAGCCGAGGTTACGGTGTTATCACAGTCCCTGAAGAAGAAGGAAGACGGATTGCAGCTGGGAGCTGACCATTATTATGCCACAAGTGATCCGGAAACATTTAAGCAGCTTGGCGGCTCGTTCGACCTGATTATGAATACCGTAAGCGCGCAGATCAATATCGATGCCTATCTGTCGCTGCTGGCGCTGGACGGGACCTTAGTCAATGTCGGTGCACCTGCTGATCCGCTTGCAGTTAACGTATTCTCGCTGATTGGCCACCGCCGCTCATTCGCCGGTTCCATGATCGGCGGTATCCGTGAAACGCAGGAGATGCTTGATTTCTGCGCAGAGCATAACATCGCTTCGGAAATTGAAGTGATCTCGGCTGATCAGATTGACGAAGCCTGGGAGCGTGTCCTGGCGTCCGATGTCCGCTACCGGTTCGTTATCGACATCAGCACGATGGGGAATGAATAA
- a CDS encoding DsbA family protein, whose translation MNDSNNMVCDLATGICGAADEESIQAVDLNEAEKKVTLYYATDPICSHCWALEPVLNRLIREYGQYFEVKVLMGGLLAGWQGFSDGGNGIQKPADVAGHWREVGEHSRMPIDGSLWHTHPIQSSYPPSRVYKVIQSRHKGREAEFLRRAREAVFAFNQNIAEEEVLVKLVDSIGLYGRQIVEEAGSEAAQELLEQDFAMTARLGVRGFPTIIMVNEENKGVKLTGARSLEEYKQGLQQIVAQELKARKLPVLSNLLNDEPVLFAKELEVMYGIDKDAVQAFIEAELPAGSYRLQSVMGEMYVTAHR comes from the coding sequence ATGAATGATTCTAATAATATGGTGTGCGATCTTGCGACCGGCATATGCGGTGCTGCAGATGAAGAGAGTATACAAGCGGTTGACTTGAATGAGGCAGAGAAGAAGGTGACGTTATACTATGCTACAGATCCGATCTGCTCGCATTGCTGGGCGCTGGAGCCGGTCCTGAACCGGCTAATCCGGGAGTACGGCCAGTATTTTGAGGTGAAAGTATTAATGGGAGGATTACTAGCCGGCTGGCAAGGGTTCTCGGACGGAGGAAATGGGATTCAGAAGCCGGCGGATGTCGCCGGTCACTGGAGAGAAGTAGGCGAGCATTCCCGCATGCCGATTGACGGTTCATTGTGGCATACTCATCCCATTCAATCCTCTTACCCGCCTTCCAGAGTGTATAAAGTGATTCAAAGCAGACATAAGGGCCGGGAGGCTGAGTTTTTGCGGCGGGCGCGTGAAGCGGTGTTTGCGTTTAATCAGAATATTGCGGAAGAGGAAGTGCTGGTGAAGCTCGTTGACTCCATCGGCTTGTATGGCCGGCAGATTGTGGAGGAGGCCGGCTCCGAAGCCGCCCAGGAGCTGCTTGAGCAGGATTTTGCCATGACTGCCCGTTTAGGGGTACGGGGCTTTCCCACAATAATTATGGTCAATGAAGAGAACAAAGGTGTGAAGCTTACAGGGGCAAGATCCCTTGAAGAATATAAGCAGGGACTTCAGCAGATCGTCGCGCAGGAGCTTAAGGCACGGAAATTACCGGTGTTATCCAATTTACTGAATGATGAACCAGTGCTTTTCGCCAAAGAGCTTGAGGTTATGTACGGTATAGACAAGGACGCTGTACAGGCATTTATCGAAGCTGAGCTGCCCGCAGGCTCCTACCGCTTGCAGTCTGTGATGGGCGAGATGTATGTTACGGCTCACCGCTGA
- a CDS encoding S-layer homology domain-containing protein — translation MSSLFLEPAAMKAEAAPEVIPAVQDVFVSNFSGQGNSVGTSLNAAKLIYGKSRHVYLKFDLSAVDTSRYDIDGMNMTLSFRKSHSPNELIFTEAEPTLRDSGTEWTVTNVTYNNRPYEMAGAPMVTYNITSSGEQNADIDLSPIVRNALHSGRQSVSIHLTTAKVEDSTVSASELYSSRNTSGYPGPVLKIRLGDPLITDGMDRTVLSGLIAQANQLIETAYTADSWSVLGAALQPAKGLLVNNATQPEINLAVILLQAAMDSLVPAELPGPISGPAMGNYYNNSNTAAMIIKMRNAAGEYVHADPVTGKLSLTADASGASSFALYVLDYFATVDHQEAEAGATRTAYSIKSLENDKYLTIQNYFTADEFLNNTHRYFNIMSGAESGTSTERTFEIKAAASVPGWNERFYIDRYADSGYYRIWSHLSTLRDDNNFNRFNVGMTGSAMQSSGIAAENKEYKFYFEPVTDADPLEISQAVSGEDATLFWKPVNGDTNPAHYRLNGSVAEAVYSGGLMNVTLPGLSAGVHQYTAEYSEAGYQAQAEVNVRIFSHPGILLAMDDLERMRTRVQAKEEPWYSDYQRMLNTVSYQVAGSGYQNTVFSNVGRGGAPSDSANIGYFEKGGNAAYFNALQWVITGEEQYADKAADILTGWAKTLKVIDGRDRILGAGINAYKYASAAEILRYYGGGYNGYSQADFAALQEMMLNVVYPVIQDAAVPMLANGNWDAAAIVSMMAIGVLCDNGEIFDRAMHFYRDIHTNGSVFAYVNESGQTMETGRDQAHAMLALGYMAEICLIARNQDEDLASLYDNRLAKAFEYSAKYNLYSPEWTGEELPFTAMPNVFGDTARGYYGDGFDRDSNGLNRGELRPVFEQGLALYRKLDGALMTWTAKAAEAARPQGMVHFDNLNFGTLTHYDGEPLKTADGMYFQLRTRWEPLYQRNWSTVNSIKVAETLNSYYDINGNGELVTSVMKKDAPFFQLTGNDDGTYSVLLLTTNTYLSVKEDKAGNYNMLKADAAVIGENEKFMLRSSGVGPYYLVSPKYGNRIVYQEAAGSGSNAVLTLRLGTKQLAEITDVPNVTTNERLIFMFNTKEIAGDERTAPSMPQNLTAVAGDGQVALSWDAPASTGGAAIIKYEVSQDNGMTWKDAEAAAGHLFTGLLNGSEYTFAVRAVNNAGSGALAKVKAAPAGPVKEPEVEPVPAEALPGSAAAPVKTENAHIVSLNGVKAALTPNNGGGYSLIPTAEQIKEALGTGSGLVITVKDISDLTVQLPVSALGSADLTVTADFGSVLLSKDTLQNIKKKYGDLLHLYIRKGSFRIGLLHNGQPAAYEDQNHPLIITLPLNTEAGQDPAAFVVVRQEKENSSILPLAVAGGSGVTFTAAATGTYDVIYTPVSFKDVSMYHWAAKDITFTAARKLFEGTSGGVFSPGAAMTRAMFIQMLANLEGIDRSLYTVSGFGDVPGGQWYAAAVGWASGSGLISGTAQGSFSPDHGITREQLAVILYNYAVSKGYQLPDKGTVQFADGDSLSPWAEEAAYALASAGILNGKSGGRLEPGTITMRAETAAILARFIRSLSSN, via the coding sequence TTGTCATCACTTTTTCTGGAGCCGGCAGCAATGAAGGCTGAAGCGGCGCCGGAGGTAATTCCGGCGGTTCAGGACGTTTTTGTGTCCAATTTCAGCGGGCAGGGAAACAGTGTGGGGACGAGTCTGAATGCAGCCAAGCTGATTTACGGGAAATCACGGCATGTGTACCTCAAGTTCGATTTATCCGCCGTGGATACAAGCAGATATGATATCGACGGGATGAATATGACCTTAAGCTTCAGGAAATCACATTCGCCTAACGAGCTGATATTCACTGAAGCCGAGCCTACCCTGCGGGATAGCGGCACCGAATGGACTGTTACTAATGTCACGTATAATAACCGTCCATACGAAATGGCCGGAGCTCCAATGGTAACCTATAATATTACCTCAAGCGGTGAGCAGAATGCAGATATTGATCTTTCACCGATTGTCCGTAATGCACTGCACAGCGGCAGACAATCCGTCAGCATTCACCTGACGACGGCCAAAGTGGAGGACAGTACAGTAAGCGCCAGTGAATTATATTCATCAAGGAATACATCCGGCTATCCGGGTCCGGTCCTGAAAATTAGGCTGGGAGATCCGCTAATTACGGATGGAATGGACCGCACTGTGCTCAGCGGGCTGATTGCGCAGGCCAACCAGTTAATTGAAACCGCATACACTGCGGATAGCTGGTCTGTGCTGGGGGCAGCGCTGCAGCCGGCAAAAGGCCTGCTTGTAAATAATGCAACCCAGCCTGAGATTAATCTGGCTGTTATCTTGCTGCAAGCTGCGATGGACAGCCTTGTGCCTGCTGAGCTTCCCGGCCCAATATCCGGCCCTGCCATGGGCAATTATTATAACAACAGCAACACCGCGGCGATGATTATCAAAATGAGGAATGCAGCAGGTGAATACGTACATGCTGATCCTGTCACCGGGAAGCTGTCGCTGACAGCCGATGCTTCCGGGGCGTCTTCCTTTGCACTGTATGTCCTGGATTATTTCGCAACCGTGGACCATCAGGAGGCGGAAGCGGGAGCCACCAGGACGGCGTACTCCATTAAATCGCTGGAGAACGATAAGTATCTGACCATCCAGAATTATTTCACGGCAGACGAATTTCTGAACAATACCCACCGCTACTTCAATATTATGAGCGGTGCAGAGAGCGGCACCAGCACGGAGCGGACGTTCGAGATCAAAGCGGCAGCTTCTGTTCCGGGCTGGAATGAGCGGTTCTATATCGACCGGTATGCGGATTCGGGTTATTACCGGATCTGGTCGCATTTATCCACGCTCAGAGATGATAATAATTTTAACCGCTTCAACGTGGGAATGACCGGTAGCGCTATGCAGAGCAGCGGAATTGCTGCGGAGAACAAGGAATACAAATTTTACTTCGAGCCGGTTACAGATGCAGACCCGCTGGAGATCAGCCAGGCTGTGTCGGGGGAGGATGCCACATTATTCTGGAAGCCTGTAAACGGTGACACGAATCCGGCCCACTACAGGCTTAATGGATCAGTGGCGGAAGCCGTGTATTCCGGCGGACTGATGAATGTTACGCTTCCGGGCTTAAGCGCAGGGGTTCATCAATATACCGCCGAGTACAGTGAAGCCGGATATCAGGCGCAGGCAGAGGTGAATGTCCGGATCTTCAGCCATCCCGGAATTCTGCTGGCCATGGATGATCTGGAGCGGATGAGAACCCGTGTACAGGCCAAGGAAGAGCCTTGGTACTCTGACTATCAGAGAATGTTGAATACGGTTTCATATCAGGTGGCCGGCTCCGGCTATCAGAATACAGTCTTCTCCAATGTCGGGCGCGGAGGCGCGCCGTCGGATTCCGCCAATATCGGTTATTTCGAGAAGGGCGGCAATGCCGCATATTTCAATGCCCTCCAATGGGTGATTACAGGAGAAGAGCAGTATGCTGACAAGGCTGCTGATATCCTGACCGGGTGGGCTAAGACGCTGAAGGTGATTGACGGCCGGGACCGGATACTCGGGGCCGGAATCAATGCCTATAAATATGCCAGTGCAGCGGAAATTCTCCGGTACTACGGCGGCGGGTACAACGGATACAGCCAGGCTGACTTCGCAGCCCTGCAGGAGATGATGCTGAACGTAGTCTATCCTGTCATCCAGGATGCCGCAGTTCCGATGCTGGCCAACGGGAACTGGGACGCCGCTGCTATTGTCAGCATGATGGCTATCGGGGTCTTGTGTGACAATGGTGAAATCTTTGACCGTGCGATGCATTTCTACCGGGATATTCATACAAACGGTTCAGTCTTTGCTTATGTGAATGAGTCCGGCCAGACCATGGAGACCGGCCGGGACCAGGCGCATGCGATGCTGGCACTGGGATACATGGCAGAGATCTGCCTCATCGCCAGAAACCAGGATGAGGATTTAGCTTCACTGTACGATAACAGACTGGCGAAGGCTTTCGAATACTCTGCGAAGTATAACCTGTATTCGCCGGAATGGACCGGGGAGGAGCTCCCCTTCACTGCTATGCCGAATGTATTCGGCGATACCGCCAGGGGCTATTATGGTGATGGCTTTGACAGGGACAGCAACGGACTCAACAGAGGCGAGCTCCGGCCCGTGTTTGAGCAGGGACTTGCCCTGTACAGAAAGCTTGATGGCGCTCTTATGACTTGGACCGCCAAGGCGGCTGAAGCAGCGCGTCCCCAGGGAATGGTGCATTTCGATAATCTGAATTTTGGCACACTGACTCATTATGACGGGGAGCCGCTGAAGACGGCGGATGGAATGTATTTTCAGCTGCGGACACGCTGGGAGCCCTTGTATCAAAGAAACTGGAGCACAGTGAACAGTATAAAGGTCGCCGAAACCTTGAATTCGTATTACGATATCAATGGGAACGGTGAGCTGGTAACAAGTGTCATGAAGAAGGATGCACCGTTCTTTCAGCTGACCGGAAATGATGACGGCACATATTCTGTGCTGCTGCTCACAACGAATACGTACCTGTCGGTCAAGGAGGATAAGGCGGGAAATTACAATATGCTTAAGGCTGACGCAGCGGTGATCGGCGAGAACGAGAAATTCATGCTGCGCTCCAGCGGAGTCGGCCCCTATTACCTGGTATCGCCTAAATACGGCAACCGGATTGTGTATCAGGAAGCAGCCGGATCAGGCAGCAATGCCGTCCTGACCCTTCGTCTGGGGACTAAGCAGCTGGCGGAAATAACCGATGTTCCCAACGTTACTACGAATGAGAGACTGATCTTCATGTTTAATACCAAGGAGATCGCCGGGGATGAACGTACTGCTCCGTCTATGCCGCAGAACTTAACGGCGGTTGCCGGAGACGGGCAGGTGGCGTTAAGCTGGGATGCTCCAGCAAGCACAGGCGGTGCCGCTATTATCAAGTATGAAGTGTCTCAAGATAACGGCATGACATGGAAGGATGCGGAAGCTGCTGCGGGGCACCTCTTCACGGGTCTTCTTAACGGTTCAGAGTATACTTTTGCTGTACGGGCAGTCAACAATGCCGGCAGCGGTGCCCTGGCGAAAGTGAAGGCTGCACCGGCAGGGCCGGTGAAGGAGCCGGAAGTGGAGCCGGTGCCTGCGGAAGCCTTGCCGGGCAGTGCCGCTGCTCCGGTGAAGACAGAGAACGCACACATCGTTTCATTAAACGGGGTCAAAGCTGCACTCACCCCAAATAACGGCGGAGGCTACAGCCTGATCCCTACCGCTGAGCAGATTAAGGAGGCTCTTGGCACCGGCAGCGGTCTGGTTATCACCGTAAAGGATATCTCAGATCTGACTGTACAGCTGCCGGTGTCAGCACTGGGCTCTGCGGATTTGACGGTGACTGCGGATTTCGGAAGTGTCCTGCTCTCTAAGGATACCCTGCAGAATATCAAGAAGAAGTATGGTGATTTGCTTCATCTCTATATCAGGAAGGGAAGCTTCAGAATCGGGCTGCTGCATAACGGGCAGCCGGCAGCATACGAGGATCAGAACCATCCGCTGATCATTACATTGCCGCTCAACACTGAAGCTGGCCAAGATCCTGCTGCATTTGTGGTAGTCAGACAAGAGAAGGAGAACAGCAGCATCCTGCCGCTGGCTGTTGCCGGAGGCAGCGGTGTGACTTTCACCGCAGCAGCTACGGGGACCTACGATGTGATCTATACCCCGGTTAGCTTCAAGGATGTATCCATGTATCACTGGGCAGCCAAGGATATTACCTTTACTGCAGCCCGCAAGTTGTTCGAGGGTACGAGCGGGGGCGTATTCAGCCCCGGGGCTGCTATGACCCGGGCGATGTTCATCCAGATGCTGGCCAATCTGGAGGGAATTGACCGCAGCCTGTATACAGTGTCAGGCTTCGGGGATGTGCCGGGCGGGCAATGGTATGCCGCCGCTGTGGGCTGGGCTTCCGGCAGCGGGCTGATCAGCGGAACCGCTCAAGGCAGCTTCAGCCCGGATCACGGGATTACGCGTGAGCAGCTGGCGGTTATACTGTATAACTATGCAGTAAGCAAGGGGTATCAGCTCCCTGATAAGGGCACAGTCCAATTTGCCGATGGAGACAGCCTTAGTCCATGGGCGGAAGAGGCGGCGTATGCGCTGGCCTCGGCAGGCATTCTGAACGGCAAATCCGGCGGCAGGCTGGAGCCGGGAACTATCACCATGCGTGCAGAGACAGCAGCCATACTGGCGAGATTCATCCGCTCGCTGAGCTCCAATTAA
- a CDS encoding MerR family transcriptional regulator gives MKTYSISEAAEHFNMTPHTLRYYDKEGLLPHIERNPGGKRVFKESDMEALRIIECLKSSGMPIKEIKNFIEWCSEGDSTLQQRYDMFLERKACVEAQMEELRKTMEVIDYKCSYYKTALTSGTEAVHTGKSHLKQPVLHGH, from the coding sequence ATGAAAACCTATTCCATAAGTGAAGCGGCCGAACACTTTAACATGACCCCGCATACCCTGCGCTACTATGACAAGGAAGGGCTTTTACCGCATATTGAAAGAAATCCCGGGGGAAAACGTGTCTTCAAGGAATCCGATATGGAAGCCTTAAGAATCATTGAATGCCTGAAGTCCTCGGGGATGCCGATTAAGGAGATCAAAAACTTCATTGAATGGTGCTCAGAGGGGGATTCCACCCTGCAGCAAAGATATGACATGTTCCTGGAGCGGAAGGCCTGCGTGGAAGCCCAAATGGAGGAGCTGCGGAAAACGATGGAGGTCATAGATTATAAATGTTCATACTACAAGACAGCTTTGACGAGCGGAACGGAAGCTGTGCATACAGGGAAAAGCCATCTCAAACAGCCGGTCCTGCATGGCCATTGA
- a CDS encoding LysR family transcriptional regulator, with amino-acid sequence MSMINFELYKVFYWAAKTGSLTQAAKLLYITQPSVSHAIKQLEDSFGLTLFNRNSKGVTLTPEGAVLYSYIEQSHILITQAEKKMSELKNLDNGELRIGGSDSLFKHYLLPIIEIFHQQYPGIRLQLIHGTTPEVISYLKEGAVDMGVVRIPITDPQLEVHQGLQLQDCFIAGSRYAELNHKVLSIEELLQYPLVLFSRSSRARMAVTDLFQGYGYELKPEFEVGSVGLLIEFARKGLGISFVTREFVSRELEEGSLFEIKLDVQLPPAQVGVMTMRNMPLTTAARKFIELTRGNEF; translated from the coding sequence ATGTCTATGATCAACTTCGAGTTATATAAAGTTTTTTACTGGGCTGCCAAGACAGGAAGCCTGACTCAAGCCGCCAAATTGCTCTATATTACCCAGCCCAGTGTCAGTCATGCGATCAAGCAGCTCGAGGACAGCTTCGGCCTCACCCTCTTCAACCGGAACTCCAAGGGCGTTACCCTGACCCCGGAGGGAGCCGTGCTCTACTCCTATATTGAACAATCGCATATCCTGATCACCCAGGCTGAGAAAAAGATGTCTGAGCTTAAGAACCTCGACAACGGCGAGCTGCGCATCGGCGGCAGTGACTCCCTGTTCAAGCATTATCTTCTGCCTATTATCGAGATTTTTCACCAGCAGTACCCCGGCATCCGGCTTCAGCTGATCCATGGAACGACACCGGAAGTGATCTCTTATCTAAAAGAAGGTGCCGTCGATATGGGCGTAGTCCGCATCCCGATTACCGACCCGCAGCTTGAGGTCCATCAGGGGCTCCAGCTCCAGGACTGCTTCATTGCAGGCAGCCGTTATGCCGAGCTGAATCATAAGGTGCTCTCCATTGAAGAGCTGCTTCAGTATCCGCTTGTCCTGTTCTCCCGCAGCAGCCGTGCACGTATGGCGGTCACGGATTTGTTTCAGGGCTACGGGTATGAACTGAAGCCGGAATTCGAGGTCGGCAGCGTGGGTCTGCTGATCGAATTCGCCCGCAAAGGGCTCGGCATCTCCTTCGTAACCCGGGAATTCGTCTCCCGGGAGCTGGAGGAGGGCTCGCTTTTTGAGATCAAACTGGATGTACAGCTGCCGCCTGCCCAGGTAGGAGTGATGACCATGCGCAATATGCCGCTGACGACTGCCGCCCGCAAGTTCATTGAGCTGACCAGAGGGAATGAATTCTGA